A stretch of Bacteroidales bacterium DNA encodes these proteins:
- a CDS encoding ATP-binding protein — MKINIKKFLLPVIQLRIDWKIKIYIITIVVGAIVGFLILFPLNQGILFYEYVQNEPDGPTVIQFVQSQFNMLFSGESSGKLIFYSTAGAMLGLLTARIHISLNSNLRYIEQLSGELTKDVRKLISHGESSTLEFKSTFRWDMKQSKVNKQLVFVILKTIAGFMNNSGGTLLIGVGDDGKIIGLEKDYQNL, encoded by the coding sequence ATGAAAATAAATATTAAAAAGTTTTTATTGCCAGTAATACAACTAAGGATAGACTGGAAAATCAAGATTTATATTATAACTATAGTTGTTGGTGCAATAGTTGGTTTTCTTATCCTTTTTCCATTAAATCAAGGTATTCTTTTTTATGAATATGTACAAAATGAACCTGATGGCCCAACCGTTATTCAATTTGTCCAGAGCCAGTTTAATATGTTATTTTCTGGTGAAAGTTCAGGTAAACTTATATTTTATTCTACCGCAGGTGCTATGCTTGGTTTATTAACCGCAAGGATACATATATCATTAAACAGTAATCTCCGATATATTGAACAGTTAAGTGGGGAATTAACAAAAGATGTCAGAAAACTTATTTCTCATGGAGAAAGCTCCACATTAGAGTTTAAATCTACGTTCCGTTGGGACATGAAACAATCTAAAGTTAACAAGCAACTCGTATTTGTTATTTTAAAAACAATAGCTGGTTTCATGAATAATAGTGGGGGTACACTTCTTATTGGAGTTGGAGATGACGGTAAAATTATTGGTTTGGAAAAGGATTACCAAAATCTTAA